In the genome of Pseudomonas sp. B33.4, the window TCAGGTCGCTGCCCTGTTGCAGGATGTACGCTTCCTGATTGCTGCCCGACTGCACGATCTGCCCGAGCAGCGACTGACCGTTCTGTTGCAGCAGGGCGACGTTGGCCTGGCCGAGCTGGTCGATCAGGGCTTGCTGACCCACCGCTGGGGGCAGTTCGCCGAGGTCGCTGCTGGTTGGGGCCAGGTCGTCGTTTTCCATCAGGTCGTCGGCGCGCACGCCCGCACTGCTGCACAACAGAA includes:
- a CDS encoding curlin → MNTPTAALLCLLLLCSSAGVRADDLMENDDLAPTSSDLGELPPAVGQQALIDQLGQANVALLQQNGQSLLGQIVQSGSNQEAYILQQGSDLMALINQNGSGNAASITQNGSHNRAQISQNGNNNDASIEQAGAGLQSAVTQSGNGMSVSVKQYR